From Mytilus edulis chromosome 9, xbMytEdul2.2, whole genome shotgun sequence, the proteins below share one genomic window:
- the LOC139490044 gene encoding uncharacterized protein, which translates to MFDNKHIDNDTFDYLRTLENEAKAGRFYMLPKIHKTGNPGRPIVSANSHPTEKISEFVDHHLRPHVKELPSFIQDTTDYLKKMESLNPLPSNTILASMDVSSLYTNIPQDEGIAACEEAWNTRSEKNSPTECLVTLLKLVLENNNFSFNEKHYLQIDGTSMGTKMAPSYANIFMGQLEKRLLASAPYQPLSWFRFIDDIDFKWTDSQEHFNEFLQHCNSFHHSIKFTYESSIWRK; encoded by the coding sequence ATGTTCGACAATAAGCATATAGACAATGACACCTTTGATTATCTCCGAACTCTTGAGAACGAAGCAAAGGCCGGACGATTCTATATGTTGCCTAAAATACATAAAACGGGCAATCCAGGTCGACCAATTGTGTCAGCGAATAGTCATCCAACTGAAAAGATATCAGAATTTGTAGACCATCATCTAAGACCTCATGTCAAAGAACTACCCTCATTCATTCAAGATACAACTGATTATCTCAAGAAAATGGAAAGCCTCAATCCTTTACCAAGCAATACTATACTTGCATCCATGGACGTGTCTTCTTTATATACCAACATTCCACAAGACGAAGGAATAGCAGCGTGTGAAGAGGCATGGAACACTCGTAGTGAAAAAAATTCTCCTACTGAGTGCCTTGTTACACTTCTGAAGCTAGTACTGGAGAATAACAACTTCTCTTTCAATGAAAAACACTATCTCCAGATAGACGGTACTAGTATGGGCACAAAAATGGCCCCGTCATATGCTAACATATTTATGGGCCAACTTGAAAAACGCCTCTTGGCTAGTGCTCCATATCAGCCCTTATCATGGTTCCGATTCATTGacgatattgatttcaaatggacaGATTCACAAGAACATTTTAATGAATTTCTACAACACTGTAACTCTTTCCACcattcaattaaatttacatATGAATCATCTATATGGAGAAAATAA